In the Caballeronia sp. M1242 genome, ACGCTGCGCGACGCGATGAAGGAAGCCGAGTCGTACGGCTTCGACAAGGTACGGGCGGAGCAACTCGAGCTCGGCCAGCGCGTGCGCGCGCTATTGGCCGAGAAGGGCTTCAAGAGCGTGGCGCCGGAAGGTTTCGAGGCTCCGGGGGTCGTCGTCAGCTACACGGACGACGACGGCATCCGCTCCGGGCAGAAGTTCGCGGATGCAGGCTTGCAAGTGGCGGCGGGCGTTCCGCTCATGTGCGACGAACCCGACGATTTCAAGACCTTCCGCATCGGGCTATTCGGACTCGACAAACTGAACGGTATCGATGCCGCCGTGGCCCGAGTGGCCCGCGCGCTGGAGCAGATCGTCTGACCTACCTTTGACGTCATTGCGGCGAACTCACGATGTTTCATGAGTTCGCCGCTTTGGTTTACAACTGCGCCTGCGCGCCCCGCATCACACCACGGTGGGCGGCGTCTCGAACGTGTGATACGGCGCGGGACTCGGCACCGTCCATTCGAGGCCCTGCGCCCCATCCCAGGGCGACTCCGCGACGGGCTGGGTACTACTGCTTCGCATATAGGTCGGCAACGCGACGAAGAACAGGAAGTACACCTGCGCCAGTCCGAACGTGAACGCGCCGATGGTCGCGATCTGATTGAAGTCGGTGAATTGCGCCGGATAATCGGCATAGCGACGCGGCATGCCGGCCAGCCCCAGAAAATGCATCGGGAAGAAGGTCACGTTGAAAGAAATCATCGTGACCCAGAAGTGAATCTTTCCGCGCGTCTCGTTGTAAAGACGGCCGGTCCATTTGCTCGACCAGTAATACCAGCCGGCAAAGAGCGCGAATAGCGACCCCGCTACCAATACGTAGTGGAAGTGCGCGACGACGTAATACGTGCCGTGCAGCGGGATATCGAGCGGTGCCATGGACAGGATCACACCGGTGAATCCGCCGATCGTAAAGACGAAAATGAATCCGATGGCGAAGAGCATTGGCGTCTCGAACGTGAGCGAGCCGCGCCACATGGTGGCGGTCCAGTTGAACACCTTCACGCCTGTCGGAACCGCAATGATCATCGTCGCGTACATGAAGAACAGCTGTCCGGACACCGGCATGCCTGTCGTGAACATGTGATGCGCCCAGACGAGAAACGACAGCACCGCGATGGACGACCCCGCATAGACCATCGAGCTATAGCCGAATAGCGGCTTGCGCGAGAACGCCGGCACGACTTGCGAGATGATTCCGAAGGCCGGCAAGATCATGATGTACACCTCCGGATGCCCGAAGAACCAGAACAGGTGGATGTACATGACAGGATCGCCGCCGCCTGCCGCATTGAAGAACGTGGTCCCGAAGTGACGGTCGAACAACACCATCGTGATGACACCCGCGAGCACCGGCATCACCGCGATCAGCAAGTAGGCAGTGATGAGCCACATCCATGCGAAAAGCGGCATCTTCATTATCGTCATCCCCGGCGCGCGCATGTTCAGGATAGTGACGATGATGTTGATCGCGCCCATGATCGACGACGCGCCCATGATGTGAATCGCGAAGATGGTCAGGTCCATGCCCGCGCTCTGTTGCACCGACAAGGGCGCATACATGGTCCACCCCGCCTGCATCGCGCCGCCCGGCAAAAAGTACTGCCCGATCAGCAGC is a window encoding:
- the ctaD gene encoding cytochrome c oxidase subunit I produces the protein MTDIHHSIADPAVPHSDSHHVPHGLRRWLFTTNHKDIGTLYLAFSFFMFLVGGTMALAIRAELFQPGLQFFRPEFFNQLVSSHGLVMIFGAIMPAFVGFANWMIPLQIGASDMAFARMNNFSFWLLPVAAVLLIGQYFLPGGAMQAGWTMYAPLSVQQSAGMDLTIFAIHIMGASSIMGAINIIVTILNMRAPGMTIMKMPLFAWMWLITAYLLIAVMPVLAGVITMVLFDRHFGTTFFNAAGGGDPVMYIHLFWFFGHPEVYIMILPAFGIISQVVPAFSRKPLFGYSSMVYAGSSIAVLSFLVWAHHMFTTGMPVSGQLFFMYATMIIAVPTGVKVFNWTATMWRGSLTFETPMLFAIGFIFVFTIGGFTGVILSMAPLDIPLHGTYYVVAHFHYVLVAGSLFALFAGWYYWSSKWTGRLYNETRGKIHFWVTMISFNVTFFPMHFLGLAGMPRRYADYPAQFTDFNQIATIGAFTFGLAQVYFLFFVALPTYMRSSSTQPVAESPWDGAQGLEWTVPSPAPYHTFETPPTVV